Within Butyrivibrio fibrisolvens, the genomic segment GGAGAAACCAAGTGTAGCTCAGGCTTTTGGAGCTGCTCTTGAGCACGCTGATAACGAAAAATACAGAAAAGCAGACGGATACTGGGAATCAGACAATTCTATCATAACCTGGTGCGTAGGACATCTTGTCACAATGAGTTATCCGGAAGTCTATGATGAGAAGTACAAGAAGTGGCAGATGGATACACTTCCTTTCATTCCGGAAGAATTCAAATACGAAGTTATACCAAGCGTACGCAAGCAGTTCAATATTGTAAGCGGCATACTTAACCGTGCTGATGTTGATACTATATACATCTGCACTGACTCGGGACGAGAGGGTGAGTATATATACAGACTTGTTGACCGCCAGGCCGGTGTAAAGGATAAGACCAGGAAGCGTGTCTGGATCGACTCTCAGACAGAAGAGGAGATCATCAGAGGTATCAGAGAAGCCAAGGATGACTCAGCATATGATAATCTTGGATCGGCAGCTTATCTTCGCGCCAAGGAAGATTATCTTATGGGTATCAACTTCTCAAGAGCTCTGACACTTAGATATGGCTATAATATCAAGACATATCTGGGCGCTGATAAGGGAGTTGTATCTGTAGGACGAGTTATGACCTGTGTTCTGGGCATAGTTGTTGACAGAGAGCGTGAGATCAGGAACTTCGTCAAGACATCTTTCTATAAAGTCAATGCTGCCCTTGCTATAGGTGACAGGAATCCGGATGCTGAGTGGAAAGTTCAGCCTGAGAGTAAGTATGATCAGTCCCCGGCTCTTTATTCTGAAAAGGGCTTTAAGAAAAAAGAAGATGCTGATGCTCTCATAGAACTGTGCAAACAATCTGCCGATCCTCTTGAACTTACTGTAGCAAAAGCTGAGAAAAAGAAAGAAACCAAGAATGCACCGCTTCTTTATAACCTTGCGGAACTTCAGAATGACTGTTCCAGATTCTTCAAGATCAATCCTGATGAGACACTTGCTGTAGCTCAGGAACTATATGAGAAGAAGCTTACAACTTATCCAAGAACAGATGCCAGAGTATTATCATCTGCTATCTGTAAGGTAATAGATAAGAATATATCAGGTCTTACCAATTATCCTCAGGCAGGTGTGTATGCTAAGTCGATCCTGCAGCACGAGTCATATAA encodes:
- a CDS encoding DNA topoisomerase, producing MSKSVYIAEKPSVAQAFGAALEHADNEKYRKADGYWESDNSIITWCVGHLVTMSYPEVYDEKYKKWQMDTLPFIPEEFKYEVIPSVRKQFNIVSGILNRADVDTIYICTDSGREGEYIYRLVDRQAGVKDKTRKRVWIDSQTEEEIIRGIREAKDDSAYDNLGSAAYLRAKEDYLMGINFSRALTLRYGYNIKTYLGADKGVVSVGRVMTCVLGIVVDREREIRNFVKTSFYKVNAALAIGDRNPDAEWKVQPESKYDQSPALYSEKGFKKKEDADALIELCKQSADPLELTVAKAEKKKETKNAPLLYNLAELQNDCSRFFKINPDETLAVAQELYEKKLTTYPRTDARVLSSAICKVIDKNISGLTNYPQAGVYAKSILQHESYKGIAKTRYCDDKAITDHYAIIPTGQGLSALSGCSATTQKVYEIIVRRFLAIFFPAAQYQKVALDLELQLSQSKELPGGESVPYKEHFYSNFKVLSSKGYLHVMDYSFFKKKEKDSEGENSAENEEQMTDEAFFEELQKIRKGSKIPVSGMSVKEGETAPPKRYNSGTMILTMENAGQFIEDEELRSQIKGSGIGTSATRAGILTKLFAIKYLNLNKKTQIITPTQLGEMVYETVAISMKPMLNPALTASWEKGLTGVAEGAISEKEYMDKLDDFVSRRTNQVKENNYKNQLMQRFRTIDQYYPEAKKSSGSKASGAKGSGDKAKTSSGKNS